From the Terriglobia bacterium genome, the window TTCTTGAAGAGGACCACCACGGGCTGGAAAAAATCAAGGATCGTATCATCGAGTTCCTGGCCGTGCGCAGCCTGCTGAAAAAACCCCAGGGAACCATTCTCTGCTTCGTGGGCCCACCCGGCGTCGGCAAGACCTCACTGGGAAAATCCATTGCCCGCGCCACCGGGCGCAAATTCGTGCGCCTCTCGCTGGGGGGCGTGAGGGACGAGGCCGAGATCCGCGGCCATCGCCGCACTTACATCGGGGCCCTGCCGGGACAGATCATCCAGTATATGAAGAAAGCCGGGACCCGCAATCCGGTCTTCATGCTCGACGAGGTCGACAAGATGAGCATGGATTTTCGCGGCGATCCCTCGGCAGCCTTGCTCGAAGTGCTCGATCCGGAGCAGAACCATATGTTCGTCGACCACTACCTCGACACCGAGTTCGACCTCTCGATGGTCATGTTCATCGCTACGGCGAATGTCCTGCACACCGTCCCCCGTGCCTTACAGGACCGCATGGAGGTCATCCAGCTGTCCGGATATACGGAGCTCGAGAAGTTGCAGATCGCGAAGCGCTTCCTGGTCAAGAAACAACTGGAAGCCAACGGGCTCAAACCGGAGCAGCTCGAGTTCACCGACGAGGGATTGCTCGAGCTCATCCGCAAGTACACGCGCGAGTCGGGAGTCAGGAACCTCGAGCGCGAGATCGCGAATGTCTGCCGCAAGACCGCCAAGAAGATCGTGATTTCGGAAGCCAACCACAACAAGATCACGCCGGAGGTGGTGGAGCAGCTGCTCGGCAAGCCCAAGTTCCGCGAGCAGGTGGTTATCGAGAGCAACCAGGTCGGTGTCGCCTGTGGCCTCGCCTGGACCGAAGTCGGCGGAGAAGTCCTCTTCACCGAGGCCTCCCTCATGGACGGCAAGGGCCAGCTTACCATGACGGGGAAGCTGGGTGAGGTCATGCAGGAATCAGCCCGGGCTGCCATGTCCTACGTGCGCACCCGCGCAGCGATTTACGGCATCAACCGCGATTTCTATCGCAAGATGGATGTGCACATCCACATCCCCGAAGGGGCCATCCCCAAGGACGGGCCGTCGGCAGGAATCACGATGGCGACCACCATCGTGTCGGTCCTGACCCGGATTCCGGTCCGCAGCGACGTCGCCATGACGGGGGAAATCACGCTGCGTGGCAAAGTCCTGCCGATTGGCGGCGTAAAGGAGAAGCTCCTGGCTGCTCATCGCGCCGGCATGAAGGAAGTCATCCTTCCGAAGGAGAATGAAAAGGATCTCCAGGATATTCCGCCTGACATCCTGGAATCGATAAAAGTCAACCTCGTGGAAACCATGGACGAAGTATTGCAGGTAGCCCTCGAGAGGCTCCCTGTTCCCCAGGGGCAGGTGTCCGAATTATCCGTCCGTCCAAACGAGAACATCGCGCATTAGCAGTTAGAAAGCCCCCAGATGCATCTCTCGTGAATGTGGCTCACTTTGCGGCACCGGCGGCGTGCCTGTGCACTGAGATCAAGACTTGATGCGGGGCGTGTGCGAAAAGGCCGTGAAGCAAACTCGAGTCGAGTTCATCGTGAGCGCCTTCGCGCAGCGTGATTTCCCGCGTGCGGTGATCCCGGAAGTTGTGGTGGCAGGCCGGTCAAATGTCGGCAAATCGAGCCTGATCAACAGGCTCACGGGGGAAGAGGGCCTGGCCCGGACCAGCTCGACGCCGGGGAAAACCAGGAGCATTAACTTTTATCGCTGTGACGGCTCCTTTTTTCTCGTCGACCTGCCGGGATTCGGATTTGCCAAAGGAAAGGCCGGGAGCCGTGAGTGGAAGCAGCTGGTTGAACGGTATTTTGAACGCGGGCCGGCAGTGGCGCTGGTAATCCACCTTGTGGACGCGCGCATGCCGCCCACAAATCTGGATATCCAGTTCGCAGAGTGGCTGCATCATCTGGGGATCCCCAGTCTGGTGGTGGCCACCAAAGTGGACAAGCTGTCCGGCAATCAACGGGCTGTTGAGTTACGCGCAATTTGCGGAGTGTTTCCTGAAGTGCCGGTGATATTCTCATCTGCGGTCACCGGTGTCGGCTGCAAAGAAATATGGAACCGGGTGGTCGAAGCCACCCAAAATCATTAACCTACGAGAGAAATCCCCGAGAGTTTAATCTTGAACTCAACCTACCGGAACCTCTCCCTCCTGGAGGGTAGTTATGCCTGAGACGACGCAACGTCGAAGCAACGCCAATGCCACCAACGGCCGTGAGAAAGAGAAGGAAAACGGCCATCTGAATATCCGCGACCTGAAGGAGATGAACATCGCCGCCCTGACTCAGGTAGCCAAAGACCTCAACGTCCCCGGCTACACCGGGATGCGCAAGCAGGAACTGATTTTTCAGATCCTGAAAGCGCAAACCGAGCAGAGCGGATTGATCTTTTCCGAAGGCGTCCTGGAATGTCTCCCCGAAGGATTCGGGTTCCTCCGCGCCCCCGATTACAACTATCTGCCGGGACCGGATGACATCTATGTTTCCCCTTCCCAGATCCGCAAGTTTGATTTGAGGACGGGAGACACCATATCCGGCCAGATCCGGCCGCCCAAGGACGGCGAGCGCTACTTCGCCCTGATCAAGGTCGAAGCCGTCAATTTCGAGCACCCGGATGCGGCCAAGGATAAGATCTTCTTCGACAACCTGACGCCGCTGTACCCGCACGAAGCCTTCAAGCTCGAAACCGTGTCGGACAACCTGTCGGGACGCGTCATGGACATGCTGGCGCCGATCGGCAAGGGGCAGCGCGGCCTGATCGTGTCGCCGCCCCGCACCGGCAAGACCATGCTGCTGCAGTCGATCGCCAATTCGATCTCCAAGAACCACCCGGACGTGGTCCTCATCGTGTTGCTGATCGATGAACGCCCCGAAGAGGTGACCGACATGCAGCGCTCCGTCAAGGGAGAGGTGATCAGTTCCACGTTTGACGAGCCCGCGTCACGGCACGTGCAAGTGGCCGAGATGGTCCTGGAGAAAGCGAAGCGCTTCGTAGAGCACAAGCGCGACGTCGTGATCCTGCTCGACAGCATCACGCGCCTCGCCCGGGCCTATAACACCATCGTCCCGCCCAGCGGCAAGGTGCTTTCCGGCGGCGTCGACAGCAACGCCCTGCAGCGGCCCAAGCGGTTCTTCGGGGCGGCCCGAAACATCGAAGAAGGAGGGAGCCTGACCATCATCGCGACCTCGCTGATCGATACCGGCAGCCGCATGGACGACGTCATCTTCGAGGAATTCAAGGGCACGGGCAACATGGAGCTGCACCTCGACCGCAAGCTTGTCGACCGGCGCGTCTTCCCTGCCATTGATATCAACAAGTCCGGCACGCGCAAGGAAGAACTCCTGCTGCCGCAGACCGACCTGAACCGGATCTGGATCCTGCGCAAGGTCCTGAATCCGCTCTCGGTCACGGAGAGTATGGAGCTGCTGCTCGAGAAACTCTCCAAGACCAAGACCAACGCCGACTTCCTCGGCGCCCTCTCCGGCGGCTAGAGCCTGAGCCTCAAAGCCCGCCAGGCCTCCGAGGGGAAAGGACGATCTCTTCGGGGGTAGTGAGGTTTGGACCGGTTGATGCCAACCTGTTGGTGTATGCCCACGTCGCAGCCTTGCCGCAACACGACCGGGCGCGGGAGTGGTTGGATGCGCGGCTGAACGGGGCCGCTCCGGTGGGTTTGCCCTGGCCAAGCTTGCTCGGCTTCCTGCGCCTTACCACCAACCCGCGTATCTTCGAGCGCCCGCTGTCAATCACAAACGCATGGCGGCAAGTCAAGAGCTGGCTGAACTGCGACCCGGTCTGGATTCCAGGTCCGACTGAAAAGCACCGGGTATCTCAACGCTTCTTGGCGGCGGAGAGAATTTCGATGTTACCGTTGCTGTTGGTGAGGTTCAGCTCACAGCCGCCGCGGCCGATTTGCCCGGTCAGCGACTGAGACGACAGCAGCCCCGCAGCAGTAACGGGCAGGTCGCTCACGATTTTGCCGAAAGACGTTTTGGCGCTCACCGCGTAATCCGCCTTCTCGGGCAAATAGATCCTCAGCGGCGAAAACGAAGTCCGCGCCACGATGCGATTGCAGCCAGAGCCCGCCTGGCCGACAGTCACGCCGGTAACCTCCACGGTACCATTCTGACTGGAAACTCCGATGGATCCCCCAACGCCGTTCAGGCTCACCGGGCCGAACGAGGTGCGCACATCGACGTTCCGGGCAACGGATAGCGCCGTCACGCCGCCGTTGGAGTTCTCCACCGTCAGGGTTCCGCCGATCTTCTCGGCCTTCACCAACCCGAAGCTGGTTTTGATGTAAGTGTCGCCCGTGACGCCCGAAAGGGTGACACTGGCATTTCCTGAGACAATCCGAACGCCCTTGCGCAGGCCGGAGGCATCCACCCGGCCGAAGGTGTTGTGCACCTCCGCCTCCCCCCCGACATTGTCGAGCTTGACCGGCGCATTGGCGTTGGTGATGGTGGC encodes:
- the lon gene encoding endopeptidase La, which gives rise to MIEDPSKKTERLPMIPIRDVVVFPHMMIPFVIGRPSSIRALEFAHEGSKRVFLATQIDASVDEPKANDIYSVGTVANIVQSVKLSDGNIKVLVEGIQRVRALRLITEPGFFVADVELLEESSVASARTNILVKRLQSVFEQFSKLSHHVNYDAILNAMKNLEPSKLADNICANLPISIEEKQQLLETTDLAERIEKINEIIEVEIEKIKVDRNIQGRVKRQMERAQKEYYLNEKMKAIQKELGRKDEKTELEDLKKQVESAKMPKDANDKAMKEIQRLEMMPPMSAESTVSRTYLDWLLVMPWNKKSKEIRDMRWSMKVLEEDHHGLEKIKDRIIEFLAVRSLLKKPQGTILCFVGPPGVGKTSLGKSIARATGRKFVRLSLGGVRDEAEIRGHRRTYIGALPGQIIQYMKKAGTRNPVFMLDEVDKMSMDFRGDPSAALLEVLDPEQNHMFVDHYLDTEFDLSMVMFIATANVLHTVPRALQDRMEVIQLSGYTELEKLQIAKRFLVKKQLEANGLKPEQLEFTDEGLLELIRKYTRESGVRNLEREIANVCRKTAKKIVISEANHNKITPEVVEQLLGKPKFREQVVIESNQVGVACGLAWTEVGGEVLFTEASLMDGKGQLTMTGKLGEVMQESARAAMSYVRTRAAIYGINRDFYRKMDVHIHIPEGAIPKDGPSAGITMATTIVSVLTRIPVRSDVAMTGEITLRGKVLPIGGVKEKLLAAHRAGMKEVILPKENEKDLQDIPPDILESIKVNLVETMDEVLQVALERLPVPQGQVSELSVRPNENIAH
- the yihA gene encoding ribosome biogenesis GTP-binding protein YihA/YsxC, which translates into the protein MKQTRVEFIVSAFAQRDFPRAVIPEVVVAGRSNVGKSSLINRLTGEEGLARTSSTPGKTRSINFYRCDGSFFLVDLPGFGFAKGKAGSREWKQLVERYFERGPAVALVIHLVDARMPPTNLDIQFAEWLHHLGIPSLVVATKVDKLSGNQRAVELRAICGVFPEVPVIFSSAVTGVGCKEIWNRVVEATQNH
- the rho gene encoding transcription termination factor Rho — encoded protein: MNIRDLKEMNIAALTQVAKDLNVPGYTGMRKQELIFQILKAQTEQSGLIFSEGVLECLPEGFGFLRAPDYNYLPGPDDIYVSPSQIRKFDLRTGDTISGQIRPPKDGERYFALIKVEAVNFEHPDAAKDKIFFDNLTPLYPHEAFKLETVSDNLSGRVMDMLAPIGKGQRGLIVSPPRTGKTMLLQSIANSISKNHPDVVLIVLLIDERPEEVTDMQRSVKGEVISSTFDEPASRHVQVAEMVLEKAKRFVEHKRDVVILLDSITRLARAYNTIVPPSGKVLSGGVDSNALQRPKRFFGAARNIEEGGSLTIIATSLIDTGSRMDDVIFEEFKGTGNMELHLDRKLVDRRVFPAIDINKSGTRKEELLLPQTDLNRIWILRKVLNPLSVTESMELLLEKLSKTKTNADFLGALSGG